The Candidatus Hydrogenedentota bacterium sequence AGACTCTGGCTGCCCTGCGCGGATTCGATGTCGCCGAATTCGGCGGGGTCGAACCCAATCCCCGCTACGAAACGCTCATGAAAGCGGTTGAACTCGCCCGCAGACAGGATACCCGTTTCCTGCTGTCGGTCGGCGGAGGTTCAGTCCTCGACGGAACGAAATTCATTGCCGCCGCGATGCGTTTCCGGGGAGACGAGCCATGGGACATTCTCGGCAAACACGCGCGCATCGAGGACGCGGTTCCGCTGGGCGCCATCCTGACCCTTCCGGCTACCGGCTCCGAGTCGAACGGCAACGCCGTGATCTCGCGCGGCGCGACCAGGGAGAAACTGGCGTTTTACAGCGAGAAGGTCTATCCACGGTTCTCGATTCTGGACCCCGAGACCACGTTCACGCTGCCGCAGCGGCAGACCGCCAACGGCGTTGTCGACGCGTTCATCCACGTCATGGAGCAGTACATGACCTACCCCGTCAACGCCCCATTGCAGGACCGCCAAGCCGAAGCGGTGTTGCTAACGTTGATCGAGGAGGGGCCGAAGGTCATGGCGAATCCCGCGGATTACGATGCGCGCGCCAATATCATGTGGACGGCGACCCAGGCGCTCAACGGCCTGATATCCTGCGGGGTGCCGCAGGACTGGTCGACCCATGGGATTGGCCACGAGTTGACGGCCCTATATGGCTTGGACCATGCACAGACCCTTGCGGTAGTGTTCCCGGCGGTGATGCGCCATCAGCGTAAGCCGAAGGCAGGCAAGATTCTCCACTACGCGGAGCGGGTTTGGGGAATCGTGGACGGTTCCCCCGGCGCGCGCATCGACGCGGCAATCCAAAAGACCGAAGAATTCTTCCGCTCGCTAGGCGTCAAGACCCGCCTCAAAGAATACGGCATCACCGAGGGCTACGCGGAGGTCGCGAAACGCATCGCCGCGCGTGGCACAGCCTTGGGCGAGCATGACGATATCGGCCCGGCCGAGGTCGATGCCATCCTCGCGCTGTGCGCCGCGTAGACGCGCCACGCTTGAACGCCGATACGGTGCGTTGGACCAGTGCTTACGACTCCGGTATGCTTGTGAAGCAGTCCTGGCAGTCTGAGTGGCGCAGTATCGTAAGTGGGGTGGCGTTGCCATGTCTAATGTTGCCGGCGGAAGAGAGGCGAAGAAACGGTCGCTGGTTCGCACGATAGTCCGGTGGGCTCTTCGGGCATTCCTGGCGATTGTTCTGGTTGCGGCTATCGTATTCGTGTTTGTGTTCCGGGACGCGCTGTACAACCGTTTTGTGCGGTTTCCCCGCGAGGCGAAAGCATGGCAGCGGCTCCAGGCGCGGCATGTGGATGTATCCGTCGACGA is a genomic window containing:
- a CDS encoding iron-containing alcohol dehydrogenase; amino-acid sequence: MDNFEYFNPTHIVFGKGAIARLSSLLPHDGRILMTYGGGSIKQNGVYDQTLAALRGFDVAEFGGVEPNPRYETLMKAVELARRQDTRFLLSVGGGSVLDGTKFIAAAMRFRGDEPWDILGKHARIEDAVPLGAILTLPATGSESNGNAVISRGATREKLAFYSEKVYPRFSILDPETTFTLPQRQTANGVVDAFIHVMEQYMTYPVNAPLQDRQAEAVLLTLIEEGPKVMANPADYDARANIMWTATQALNGLISCGVPQDWSTHGIGHELTALYGLDHAQTLAVVFPAVMRHQRKPKAGKILHYAERVWGIVDGSPGARIDAAIQKTEEFFRSLGVKTRLKEYGITEGYAEVAKRIAARGTALGEHDDIGPAEVDAILALCAA